The genome window AGAGTGCTTCTACTATATTTTGATCAGATATCTAACTTAGCAAAAGCTCTTCCTTGCGGTCTGCATAAAACTGAGCACTCCATCTAACTTTCCTCTGGGAATAAACCACCTTCCTCCATGTTataacctgaaactaatttaactCCCCATTGTCTAGAGAAGGTTTGTGAAACATCTGAAGCTGCCTGTGGGGGCCAAGTTCCTGAAGGGTGATTAGTAACATGTTCTCTCTTCAGTGTTCTTAGGACATTTGGAAtcaattaaatattcaaatataggTTCTCTCAGATCTCTAGCCAGACCCAGCAAGTTTGTGAGGGGAGGGAGTTGAAAGCAGATAACTGGTATTCCTCACACCAAAATCTATAgctggagatttaaaaaatactctctAGACTTCCTGGGACTGCAAGCAAATAGTCATACAAGATTAGACATAAGGAGAAACAGCAGGAGCCTTATTAAGAAGTAGGAGTTACAGCATACACGAGAACTGCTACCATACCCGGAGTCTTAAAGACAAATAAGTGACTACCTTGGGCTGTGGCATAAGTACAACAGTATGgccctgtgagctaagaatggttttcacattttttaaaggattgtaaatatatatatatatatatatacctgacTGTATATGGcctaataacttaaaatatttacaatctggccttttataaaaagtttgctgacccttgctTTAGTTTTGTTGCATATGTACTAATACAATTATTACTATTTCTAATTATTCTTAATAGTGATGATTAGGTGTAGGTGCATTAGGGAAGGGGAAATTGACGAGGGCTCACATGTGTCAGGCACTTTGCTAAATGCGTTACATACTCTGCCATTTCTTCACTAGGCAATCCTTTAAAGTTGGCATCATTTCAATGATAGAGATGGgaaaaacagaagctcagagaggtgaagcaacttgccAACATCACAGATGGAATTAAGTAGTGGAGTAGTTGAACCCAACACGGTTGTATGTTTAAGCTGTGAAATTGCTTTTCCAATTAAACATTACTTAGAACTTCACTATATAGTTACTCTGAGTAAAATGGAGGCAGAAGACCCAGCAACCTCACCCCTTTCTAGAATAAGCTGCTTGAAACAGATGTCAGTATGTCAAAAGATGGTCAATAACCAACATGAAAATGAGTTTCCAACTCAGTTACTCCATTAGCTGGCACATTACACACTCTAACAATATTTTGCTAGGGGTCAGAGGAAGTATCAAAGTGACAGGAttgccttttacttctttgccCAGTGAAATGGTTAGAAGTTAgtcaggagaaaggagaaagaagagagcagCAAAAGGTTTAAATAATCTTCAAAATCTAACTAGTCATACTATAGCTATTAGTTCTCGATTCCATCAAACACCGGGTGGGAAGGACATCTTCCAAATGGCAGCTCGTTTTACCTTAATAGTTGGTGTTTCCAGATGAGTTTCTAGTTTTCCATCATGATAAATTAATATATCCTATTTTATTATGGTGCCACAAACAAGAGCTCTGAAAGGCTCAATTCTTACAAAAGGCCTAAATCCCCTGAAAAGCATCAGGTATCAAAATGCAGCCAGAAAAGATggtattaaaagagaaaaataaaaagggctCCTTTTTAATGAAGTTGAGGTGTAGGACAGATTTATTAGCTTCCATTTTTCCAAGTTGCATTCTGGTGTATTTCCTGCCCATATTTCTAAGTTCAGCAGGTCTCTttgtaggatttttaaaaaaatatgtttcaaagaACACGATGCAGCTCTACCCACTACACCTGCAAAGACACACCTGTGATGATACGTACAAACACGAAGTGTTCTTCATACTCGCAACATAATTCTCTGACAGAAAACAGACCTTCTGTATGCTCTGCCAAGTTCCCGCCATTTTCAGAAAGAACTGATTCTGGTAACCAGATATAAAAAGCCTTAAGAATAATAACCTATCAAAGATTACCTCTAACCAAAACGGCCATTAAATTCAGTGTAGTTCAGTCTATCTTTTACTGTCATAATTCCTTTTCCCCAAAATTGAGATGGTTaagacaaataattatttttgatgctgTAACACAGATGCCTACAGCATTCCTACTTATTTTTATGCACACTACTGattctttattattcattcaaatattatcattaaatgtttactgtgtgtcaggtatACTTGACTCTTGAGGAAGAAAAACTGATGAGAATATAACAATAAAATCTTTCCTTGGAAAATTGCAATTGTCTAACTGGGCTTGTGAAAAAATAATCAGTGCACTAAATTCCTAGTAAAGCTGCCAagatcaatgaaaacaaagtagaaagaGAATTGGTTCTGCCTACAGGAACTGGATGGAGATGGGACATATTTCAAGGAAATGTTGAAGGGTAAGTAGTATTCCCAGTGAAAAGGAGGAGGGTATTCCAGACTGGATACGATAGAAGGAAAGGGCAAGAGGCAATTGAGTAGGTGACTGGTCTATACTGAGGACTGGATTATACAATAGAGATGGGCTAAGACATTAGTCACTAGGGACGTGTGCCTATTTAAGATTAGATATTCAGTTCTCAGTCATATTTCAAGTACCCAGTAACGTTACGTCAATTCTACCATATTAGACAGTGCAGAGAATTACTTTTCATTGTACAAAGTTCTACTGCACAGAACTAAGAATACAAGGTAAGCCTTTGGCAGTTCATGGAGAGTCTAAAATGTGTATTAAAGAGTTTAAACTTTAAGTAGACAGgatttataaatatgttctaCCAAGCCCCTTCAGGAATAGCTTGGGGGGGACTGCATCCCTGTAGCATTTCTATGACCTCTTTTACCAATCCAGCTTCTACATTTGAGtgacttattttaaagaaaagaattctgcagcttaaaaaaaaaaaaaatactggaaattcACTGTTATGGATCATTGGAAACCACCACAGGTTTTTAAGCAGGGACATGACAACCTGACAAAGATTTGGGTTTTAGAAATACTCATTCTTAAAGCAGCAAGCAAGATATGTGGGAAGGAAAGACACTTGGCATACCAAGATCAGTAGAGGCTAATGAGATGATAAAGGGCTCATTTCAGTGAAATTTCTAAAGAAACAGACAATTAAGAATTTGCATCAGTAAATTTATTCCAATTAAGAACTGTGTACACACACCAGCCATATTATTTCCACACCagcattgtaataaaaatatttaacactttGGCCATGAAgttcaaagatattttaaaaacttctcaaGGGTCTATTTTAAGTGAGTTAACATTTGTAATCCATGCTttatcaattataattttaaaaacatactataATTGTATTGTCCATTATGCTTATTGATCATAACATCTTTTCTGAAATTTAGTTTTCCAACATATAACTTTTTTGTAACTTCATTGAACTTATGTACCATCTAGCAGTACTATGTAAAaccaaaattatgttttcaagtAGCAAGTGCTCAAGCCACACCATTTCTGAACACAGATATAACTGATGTTCGGTTTTATAAATAGCTCTCTTACACTCCTTGTGcctattttaaaatgccaacCATTACTTCACTGATATCCCAGAGTTTCCTTGCAACAGACTCATCCATGGCTTTAGGCAGTAGTTCTTCCTCTTTACAGTCCCCAAAGTACTTTCCTGACACACCTTCAACCTCGGATGAAGAGGCTAAATAAATCGAAGTCTGGGCACCTTCCACTGGGGTTTTGAAGAAAGCCCATGACATCAAATTGAAAAGTGGTTTGACCAACAGTGGAATGTGTATGTGTCTCCCAAGATTAGTCCGCACAATTCCAGGATGTAAAACATTGACAGTAACATTTGTGCCTTCTAAGCGGCGGGCTAGTTCTCTGGTAAAAAGAATGTTAGCCAGTTTGCTCCGACTGTAACAAAAGCTTTTATTATAGCTTTGTTCACTGTTCAAGTCTTCAAAGTTGATGTCTCCGTATTTATAAAGTTTGGAAGACACTACCACAATCCTGCTGGGAGCTGAACTTTTGAGGAGACCAAGGAGAAGATTGGTGAGTAGGAAGTGCCCCAGATGGTTCACTCCAAACTGCATCTCAAAGCCATCTTCTGTCTTCATGTATGGGCACTGGAAGATCCCTGCATTATTGATCAAGACATCCAGTCTAGGCTCTTCCTTTAAACGTCAAAAAGAGAACGGCAGAATTATGAACATGGGCCTTAaatatacctaaaataaaaaaattttaaagtctggCAAACTATTAAAATGCCTCTATCAGTTTTAAacaattgagaaataaaacaaaaacaaaaaatgcttgcATGCTTAATAGGGGCCTGGCCTTGTACTTTTCACACATTCTCATCTACGCTCAACAACTCTGTACGGAAACAGGAACACTGAAGTTAGGTGACTTGTCTAGTATCACAGGGCTCCTAAGTGGCCAACAAAAATCTGAAGATGACATCTTCTGACGCCAATGTCCGGGCTCTTAAATAATAAGCCAGCTTGCTTTTCTAATTGGCCTTTTCAAACCAGAGAGTCCCTATGAGCTAGAGAGTGGAAGACAGGTCAGCACTGTATATTCCCAGAGCTACAAGTGTCAACACCAGGGCAATTTAGGATTgctatattttttagttttctaagGGTAAATGGTACCATGGAGATGGAGCAACTTCAAGTCGTTTTCCTTAAAACTGGGACAAGCAGTTGAGTGGGTCAGGGAtgcaaattaagaaagaaaatcatgagtaaatcaaataaatatttttaaaaaattatgctggtaatattaaaatatcagaaacaaCATAATGAATCATAAATACGAACGCTCACAATAACAGCAAAGGAGATTAACAGAGGGGGTAGGGCCAACACACACCTTTAACCTCTATTATGACTCtagaattcagtttttttttcactACATGAAACCTAGTTCTTTCATGCTTTGAGGGGCCCCCCAACTTAGGAGATCTACAGAGTCAAAATTCTGCTCTATGACCAGATCCTGCAGCAGCTTTCCAGATTAAAGGCCTAAAATTTAGGCTGTTTCAAAGGGAAATCTTTTCATTCCTTCAACCATATAAGTTGGTTTTCCCTAGTCTTTCCTGGctcctctttgtctcttttgatgggcagagaaaataaatgtacaacaTGTTCCAGGTGTAAAGACAGAGTGATGACCCACGATTAAATTAATTTGAGgtcaaatttcaaatttcactggCCCTTCTGCCAAGtgtaagtgaaaagaaaaatgtgttaaatttcaCAACTGTTATCAAAGCCTACCCGTCAGAGGATTAACTATTTCTCATTCTGTCTGTCTAAGCACCTTTAGCTTTTCGAATAGTCAGCTTCAAAAAGAAGGCAAAAGTTCACCCgtgggggaaagaaaggagtGTTCTTTTTCACTAATCCTTTGGAAGAGTTTCCTGTATTAATCATTTCTGAGCCATCATTCTTTGCTGGGCTTGTGTTATTTTAAGACTTtatcatttactattttttaaattctaggagATAAATGACATAAATACCACGAATACCAACCTGTGGGAAatttacatttcaattaaaaaaaaaattctggttatAGTCACTGAACTTCAGAGCCAGAAGGAGCTTAATATTTAGGAGCAAGGACAACTTACTTATCTCCTTAATTTTTAATTGGTTCTGTCCCAAGTGGCCAAA of Rhinolophus sinicus isolate RSC01 linkage group LG05, ASM3656204v1, whole genome shotgun sequence contains these proteins:
- the RDH14 gene encoding retinol dehydrogenase 14: MAVAAVAAILAALGGTLWLAARRFMGPSVQRLHGGGDAGRMHGKTVLITGANSGLGRATAAELLRLGARVIMGCRDRARAEEAAGQLRRDLRQAGGSEPGPDASGPGELVVKELDLASLRSVRAFCQEMLQEEPRLDVLINNAGIFQCPYMKTEDGFEMQFGVNHLGHFLLTNLLLGLLKSSAPSRIVVVSSKLYKYGDINFEDLNSEQSYNKSFCYSRSKLANILFTRELARRLEGTNVTVNVLHPGIVRTNLGRHIHIPLLVKPLFNLMSWAFFKTPVEGAQTSIYLASSSEVEGVSGKYFGDCKEEELLPKAMDESVARKLWDISEVMVGILK